From the Euphorbia lathyris chromosome 6, ddEupLath1.1, whole genome shotgun sequence genome, one window contains:
- the LOC136233919 gene encoding uncharacterized protein — MIQLLYTLIFSEMALILILSFKTPLRKLVLMALDRVKRGHGPVMVKTVAGTIFVVLLSNVHSMTKIQNSPMIEEGSVNPTDMVLMGKLLLEATLMGASLFLGLMIDRLHHYIRELRMRRKNMEAVKKQSRAVEDGKFEEKKALEEELTALRSKLKHLQSEIDAKTKDAHASETNAVALRKQSEGFLLEYDRLLAENQEMRNQLQSLDLRLSRSGSKKNT, encoded by the exons atgattcaGCTTTTGTATACATTGATATTCTCGGAGATGGCGTTGATTTTGATTCTGAGTTTCAAGACTCCATTAAGGAAGTTAGTTCTGATGGCTCTGGATCGGGTCAAGCGCGGTCACGGGCCAGTCATGGTGAAGACGGTGGCGGGAACGATATTTGTGGTGTTGCTTTCAAATGTTCATAGCATGACGAAGATCCAGAATAGTCCGATGATCGAGGAAGGTTCTGTCAATCCGACGGATATGGTTCTCATGGGCAAACTCCTTCTTGAAGCTACTCTAATGG GAGCCTCGCTTTTCCTCGGGCTAATGATAGACAGACTGCATCATTACATCAGAGAACTTCGGATGCGAAGGAAGAACATGGAAGCCGTAAAGAAACAAAGTCGAGCAGTTGAAGACGGAAAATTCGAGGAGAAAAAAGCGCTGGAAGAAGAACTAACCGCGCTTAGATCAAAGCTGAAGCACCTCCAATCTGAAATCGACGCGAAGACAAAAGACGCGCATGCTTCAGAAACGAATGCAGTAGCTCTAAGGAAGCAATCGGAAGGTTTCCTTCTCGAGTATGATCGATTACTTGCAGAGAATCAAGAAATGAGGAACCAATTGCAGTCTTTGGACTTGAGATTATCGCGTTCCGGTAGCAAGAAGAACACCTGA
- the LOC136233801 gene encoding S-type anion channel SLAH4-like produces the protein MEDSSHYPKQTQDHITIETPPIPPIKTPQSPPPPSSKPKSPILTKLHSGHFQIPLSLTTQALLWKTLITISSSSPPPNPKSSKSNLYTLTFHKLPLTAFHILWWISLTSQLTFSLIYILKSFLHYTLVKSEFSHYIGINILYVPWISFLIILQSSPYPVLSAPYLVILFALPILVLDLKLYGQWITTEKRFLSVLANPTSQISVMGNLIVAKVAAERGQKEGGIFMFSLGMVHYLVLFVTLYQRLSGGNWNSFPAILRPAFFLFFAAPSLGSSAWCSIVGRFDTSSKMMFFLSLFLFMSLASRPALFKKSVRKFNVSWWTYSFPLTFLALASIEYAHEVKSYMASKLMLVISAISVLVFFGSMLLTAINFHLLLHEKDPFLSLFNS, from the exons ATGGAAGATTCATCACATTACCCCAAACAAACACAAGATCACATAACAATAGAAACTCCCCCCATCCCCCCCATCAAAACCCCCCAATCACCACCACCCCCCTCCTCAAAACCCAAATCCCCAATCCTCACAAAACTCCACTCAGGCCATTTCCAAATCCCCCTCTCCCTAACCACCCAAGCTCTCCTATGGAAAACCCTAATCACCATATCCTCCTCATCACCACCCCCAAACCCCAAATCATCAAAATCCAATCTTTACACCCTCACATTCCACAAACTCCCCCTCACAGCTTTCCACATCCTCTGGTGGATCTCCCTAACATCCCAACTCACTTTCTCCCTAATCTACATCCTCAAATCCTTCCTCCATTACACCCTAGTCAAATCAGAATTCTCCCATTACATCGGAATCAACATCCTCTACGTTCCATGGATTTCCTTCCTCATCATCCTCCAATCATCCCCATATCCAGTACTTTCAGCTCCGTATCTGGTAATTCTCTTTGCTCTGCCGATTCTGGTGCTGGATTTGAAGCTGTACGGGCAGTGGATAACGACGGAGAAGAGGTTCCTGAGTGTTCTTGCGAATCCGACGAGTCAGATATCGGTGATGGGGAATTTGATTGTGGCGAAAGTGGCGGCGGAAAGGGGGCAGAAAGAAGGGGGGATCTTTATGTTTTCACTTGGGATGGTGCATTATTTGGTGCTGTTTGTTACGCTTTATCAGAGATTGAGTGGGGGGAATTGGAATAGTTTTCCGGCGATTTTGAGACCGGCGTTCTTTTTGTTCTTTGCTGCACCGAGTCTTGGGAGCTCGGCGTGGTGTTCGATTGTGGGGAGGTTTGATACTTCGTCGAAGATGATGTTCTTTCTCTCTTTGTTCCTCTTCATGTCTCTG GCAAGCAGGCCAGCACTTTTCAAGAAATCAGTAAGAAAATTCAATGTTTCATGGTGGACATACTCATTTCCATTAACTTTCCTAGCTCTTGCCTCCATTGAATATGCACATGAAGTTAAAAGCTATATGGCAAGCAAATTGATGTTAGTTATATCTGCAATTTCTGTTCTGGTTTTCTTCGGATCCATGTTGCTTACTGCTATCaactttcatcttcttctccatGAAAAAGATCCTTTTCTATCTCTCTTCAATTCTTGA